Within Lytechinus pictus isolate F3 Inbred chromosome 7, Lp3.0, whole genome shotgun sequence, the genomic segment TGCTAGTCTGTCCAACAGATCCCGAGGAAGCAAGGGTGGAGGTCTTCTATCACTTTCTTCATCCGTTCCACTTCCTGTATCTTCGTCATCCTCCTCTTCGTCCTCACTTTCGATCACCCGATGGAGTATTGGAAATACGGCATATTTGAACTCCTCGTCATCGTCCGCAAGTTTGATCGTTCCTGgatttataaagaaatttaaGAACACGTTTTTGAGGCAATTATCTGGCAAATATTTTAAGGGCATGAAGGGGATGGACTATCTGATGTGGAAAGCAATTTCATTACAAGGCATGAAGTGGTGACTGTAAAGATTTAGTGCATGTTAGTGTTTTCTATTTCTTTGTAGTTGTTGATCAGGATCAGGAATGATTATAGATTATTGTACGTCGATTCTCAAATCAGGTAAGCCTAAACCTGTGGCCTGGGTGAATGGTATAGAAAAGCGAGGGTTTGcttggtttggttttatttaccaTTCGTTATCATAAGATTCTTTCATTAATATTTGTCATCTGACCAGCTGTCGGATCTGacattttttcttgatttcGTTTTGGTTGAGAAGCAGAGATGTCTGTAggttattatggtaactttcggataaaacatccgacaaATGCTCCTTAAATCTGTAGAGAtagtgatgatttttttcttcttattttaccTTTGGAGTAATCTGTCGTAACCAAGGACATTCTTCTCGTTTCAGTTTGGATCACTGTTACATCTTTGTCTTCGGATTCTGAGTTAAGCTGCATCAATAGAGGATATCTTCCATCATAACCTTTCCACCCCGTGTAGACTGTACTGTAAGGTTTATCAACCCATTCTTTGTGGTCTTTCTCATAGGCAGGCATGGCAGCAACCACGCGTTGTTCTGCCGCGTTCAAGGGGCGACGGAGGCCAAAGAACGTCTGCGGTGGTGCGGCAACTTTCCTTGGTTTAGCGTTGCCTTCGTTGCGATACAATTGACTATAGTGGCCCAACTCCGGGCTGTAGAGTCTGTCGATAAGTGGCAATCTTCTTGACCTTTCATTGCGGGCCCTAACTCTGTCCTGCCTGACTCGTTCCTCCTTCCTCTCCTGAGTTGATTCAAGAAGCTGGAAATTGTCAGAGTCGAAGAATCCTAGATCCGGCGTGTTTCGGCCAGTTTGAGTACAGGACCAGTATTCATCACTTTTCCTTGGAGGCTTGGGTGATGTCATTTTCAATCCTACATCATTGCTGTGAGAATCTCAGGTACCTTGTGTTAACTTATCATAGTTATAAACTCACTTCTACTGGCGTTTGCTTGGCAACAAGGACGGTTAGCAACCTCACATCCGACTCGCTCGTGATGTCATAATGCGCATCACAATTTGCGTCATAAAGACGTGCGCGTCATTTTCATAAGAATGATTGTGGCAGATTGTCGAAATATGGATAACAATGCTTTGCAtttatcaaaagaaaagatactGTTACAAGCTTCCCGCTAATGGATATCAAACATCtgtaaatactttttttcttatccTAATGTTAAAACAAGAAGAGAATGAAGAATAAGAaggggaaaagggggaaaaaattaaaaggaaaaagaagagcaAGAAGGAGAAATAAAGAAGACGGAGTATTGTAAAAAAGAAGATCgggaaaaaatgatgatgatgatggttttgatgatgatgatgaaaatgatgacgatgatgatgagttcATGACCACCATATACGCAGCAATATGAAGGGTACGTGAATcacttgaacaaaataatatagaCCAGTTCTATATACCATGATAATACACCTTTTCCTTTCTCatataccaccccccccccccaaaacaaaaaaaaagagttcaTGTAGTAGAGTCAcaagaacacctgtaatctaacttcactgtgtaatcttacataatttatattgggtaaaattacAGAATATTGGTAAATGTGTATGAaacttacaaatttccttttaaataaaacttttgttttcctttattgaaatatagatcTGTTCTgctaaattgcagaaaatttcctgttataacaatatttacagaatgattatattattcttttttataaagtttCCTGTTTCTAAATGTTTTACCCTAAAATCTTCtgtttttaacagtgtaggaTGCAGAGAATGGCAATTGCATTAACTTCTTTCGGCAGACTACACATGGCGGATATAACGAACATAGTCCTATAAAACTAAAAGCACGCATCCGCCAGCTACGCGCCCTCGGCCTTTACACAAGTCAAGCATTGCATATTCCTCGTTTCTGTATCACATTTAGATTTGCTCCTGGGCAGAAATTCTACCCGCAAATCTCATGAAAACGCCAAGTTGATTGAAAAGACGTGATCAGCTGCTCACCAAGAGTTTCGGGAGAATCAGGGATTGGGGAAGAAGAgggtaaagaaaataaaatctgGCTAAAAAGGACAAGCTGAGAAAGTGAACTATTAAAAAATGCATAGGTTTATAGAAAGTGTCGTTTTTTAGCGAAATAAATGTCTTTGCTGcaatgaagatttttttatataaatgaattcaattgcATATCGTCAAGGGGGCAGACATCCCCTATTCAAGTAATGAAAAAAcaagagaagaaaaggagagaaggtTTTATAAAACATAACGGAAGGGTAAGCTGAGAAAGTAAATATAAATGTCTATAGAAGTGTCGTATTTAGTGAAATAAATGTCTTTGCAAAATTGGCGTACCAGCATACCTCGAgagttaaatcaacatttttgtttggGTCTCGGTTTCACACTGTTTTGTTAATCATACCCACTTTTTACCATCCATCCCTTTAAATGTTGCTGCTTGATATATTGAAAACATGCAATTAAGTTTTATTTTAGACAATTCTGCTTCTTTAATCCCTAACTCTCGTGTATGTTTATAAATACTCTCAGAATTTATATGACTCCTCCATATTCCTCCTAAAACCTCGGTTTCTTAATGATCTcagtttattcataatttatagaCCAATTGGAATATAACGAACGATTGATAATGCAGAAGAATCATTATGGAatcttttttcattatgatCGTTTTGCTTTAAACGTATGTCGCGGGTATACGTACTTTATAACGGTGACGGTCTTACTATGCCATGTGTAACGGTGTTGCTCTTTATTCAGTAAGTGATTAACAAGGAATTACTTTTTAATCATTAGATTTTCGTTTTGTTTGTGCTATGGTGGGTGGTTGGGAGTTCACTTTGGCTGATCAGATCAACGTTTGAACTTTGATTCCTTTGAAATCTTTTCATACGCTCTTGCAAAGAATCGATGGGCTTTCCTATTCAAAACTAACATTTTAACATCTTCTTAAGATAACAAATTTTGACATCAAGTTTTCTTGAATTACTTTAATTGTATATTGTCAAAGGCAGTGTCATATGTGGACAGGGGGCATGAACACCCCTATGATTATTCAATTAGTTAAACTAAAAAGGGAAGAATGCTATAAAactatcctattcatgatttcaATTATAGCATTATGGTTACATCATCATCTCAAGAAAGTTGACACAATACAAATCTTTCAAAGCATTTTAAAGCATATCCTTCCATTCGTCCTATTTGTGACATTGCATTATTCtgcctttattatttgatttccCCAATAcctaatgttttcttttttgaagC encodes:
- the LOC129265287 gene encoding uncharacterized protein LOC129265287, which codes for MTSPKPPRKSDEYWSCTQTGRNTPDLGFFDSDNFQLLESTQERKEERVRQDRVRARNERSRRLPLIDRLYSPELGHYSQLYRNEGNAKPRKVAAPPQTFFGLRRPLNAAEQRVVAAMPAYEKDHKEWVDKPYSTVYTGWKGYDGRYPLLMQLNSESEDKDVTVIQTETRRMSLVTTDYSKGTIKLADDDEEFKYAVFPILHRVIESEDEEEDDEDTGSGTDEESDRRPPPLLPRDLLDRLAAIAASSNDAEDSDESEEAEPPPGWLEHRNARMHAERRLSITTRPCAEKPRMLKRRSLDYGSLFYHHERNELESMGSITEAAEEEPSSPTTITEDEEETSVPPAGTWARSMMKDSNKSRQSKSAREREMIRRAEREMEHMDEHLQKLEDFLNRFQDDDDDDDD